Below is a genomic region from Methanofastidiosum sp..
TTGAAACAAGCCCTCTTAGGTCTTTTCCTTCGGCATATGCTGCATAAAGTTGGTCTGAAACTGATTTTTGATCTTCCCTTGTCCTATCTTTACCAATTCCCTTACTCATTAATCTTGATAGAGAAGGAAGAACGTCTATTGGGGGGTATATACCCTTTCTTTGGAGATCTCTTGACACAATTATTTGGCCTTCTGTGATATATCCCGATAAATCAGGTATTGGGTGAGTTATATCATCACCGGGCATCGTGAGGATAGGAACTTGAGTTACTGAACCATTTTTTCCTTGTACTCTTCCAGCTCTTTCATAAATAGATGCTAGATCTGTATACATGTATCCTGGATATCCTCTTCTACCCGGTACTTCTTCCCTTGCAGAACCAATCTCCCTAAGAGCTTCGCAGTAATTAGTCATGTCGGTCATGATAACTAGTAAATGCATATCATAATTAAAAGCTAAAAACTCGGCAGTTGTTAGTGCTATTCTCGGAACAATGAGTCGTTCAATTGAGGGGTCAGAAGCGAGATTTAAGAAAACAATTCCTCTTTCAAGCGCCCCAGTTTTTTCAAAATCATTTATGAAATATTTTGCTTCCTCTTCTGTTATACCCATTGCGACAAATATAACTGCAAAACTTTCTTTACAGTCCAACACTGTGGACTGTCTTGCTATC
It encodes:
- a CDS encoding V-type ATP synthase subunit B → MKEYKTITSVTGPLIFLEKTENIGYGEHVSITLPNGEVKRGQVLDTSWDKVVVQVFEGTRNIDKNTFVKFSGDVLRAPVSHDMLGRIFSGSGDPLDGGPKVVPEARLDINGLPINPYKRAPPHEFIQTGVSAIDGMNSLIRGQKLPIFSGSGLPHNQLALQIARQSTVLDCKESFAVIFVAMGITEEEAKYFINDFEKTGALERGIVFLNLASDPSIERLIVPRIALTTAEFLAFNYDMHLLVIMTDMTNYCEALREIGSAREEVPGRRGYPGYMYTDLASIYERAGRVQGKNGSVTQVPILTMPGDDITHPIPDLSGYITEGQIIVSRDLQRKGIYPPIDVLPSLSRLMSKGIGKDRTREDQKSVSDQLYAAYAEGKDLRGLVS